The Camelina sativa cultivar DH55 chromosome 14, Cs, whole genome shotgun sequence genome includes a window with the following:
- the LOC104739053 gene encoding glutamate receptor 3.4-like isoform X1, which yields MGFLMMIRGVSVARAIRVVLLCVSVLWVVPKECACRRNYSRNSSSSLPPTLSQRPSSVNVGALFTYDSFIGKAAKPAIKAAMDDVNADQTVLKGVKLNIVFQDSNCSGFIGTMGALQLMETKVVAAIGPQSSGIAHMIGYVANELHVPLLSFGATDPTLSSLQYPYFLRTTQNDYFQMHAIADFVSYSGWRQVIAIFVDDECGRNGISVLGDVLAKKRSRISYKAAITPGADSTFIEDLLVSVNLMASRVFVVHVNPDSGLDVFRVAKSLGMMGSGYVWIATDWLPTAMDSMVPVDSDAMDLLQGVVAFRHYTYESSVKRHFMARWKNLTNDDGFNSYAMYAYDSVWLVARALDVFFKENNKVTFSNDPNLHKTNGSAIQLSALSVFNEGEKFMKIILGMNHTGVTGSIQFDSDRNRVNPAYEVLNLVGTGPRRVGYWSNHSGLSVVPPEKLYSKPPNTSTANQHLYGILWPGEVTKPPRGWVFPNNGKPLRIAVPNRVSYTDYVSKDKNPPGVRGYCIDVFEAAIALLPYPVPRTYLLYGDGKRNPSYDNLVNEVVADKYDVAVGDITIVTNRTRYVDFTQPFIESGLVVVAPVKEAKSSPWSFLKPFTIEMWAVTGAFFLFVGAMVWILEHRFNEEFRGPPRRQLITIFWFSFSTMFFSHRENTVSSLGRLVLIIWLFVVLIINSSYTASLTSILTVRQLTSRIEGIDSLVTSNEPIGVQDGTFARNYMVNELNIAPSRIVPLKDEEQYLSALQRGPRNGGVAAIVDELPYIEVLLTNSNCKFRTVGQEFTRTGWGFAFQRDSPLAVDMSTAILQLSEEGELEKIHRKWLNYKHECSMQISNSEDSQLSLKSFWGLFLICGITCFMALTVFFWRVFWQYQRLLPENADEERAGEVSEPSSRPGRGLRAPSFKELIKVVDKKEAEIKEMLKQKSNKKLKATQSAAGSSQSEREIPQIDKSSTI from the exons ATGGGATTTTTAATGATGATAAGAGGAGTTTCAGTGGCGAGAGCAATCAGAGTTGTGTTGTTATGTGTTTCTGTCTTGTGGGTAGTTCCAAAGGAATGTGCTTGTAGAAGAAATTATTCaagaaactcttcttcttctttgccgcCGACATTATCACAGAGGCCTAGCTCTGTAAATGTTGGAGCTCTGTTTACTTATGATTCTTTTATCGGAAAAGCGGCTAAACCTGCAATTAAAGCGGCTATGGATGACGTTAATGCTGACCAAACTGTACTTAAGGGTGTCAAGCTTAATATTGTCTTTCAAGACTCAAATTGCAGTGGATTTATTGGCACCATGGGAG CCTTGCAGCTGATGGAAACAAAAGTGGTTGCAGCCATTGGTCCACAATCTTCAGGGATTGCTCACATGATTGGCTATGTAGCTAATGAGCTTCATGTACCTCTCTTGTCATTTGGTGCAACGGATCCAACACTCTCTTCTCTGCAATATCCTTATTTCCTCCGCACCACGCAGAACGACTACTTCCAAATGCATGCAATCGCAGATTTTGTATCCTATTCCGGATGGAGACAAGTCATTGCGATATTCGTTGATGATGAGTGTGGTAGGAATGGGATATCTGTTCTAGGAGATGTATTAGCCAAGAAACGCTCCAGGATCTCTTACAAGGCTGCAATCACACCTGGTGCAGATTCTACCTTCATCGAAGACTTGTTGGTTTCTGTAAACCTGATGGCATCTCGGGTTTTCGTTGTTCATGTGAATCCTGACTCTGGTTTAGATGTTTTCCGTGTGGCTAAATCTCTTGGAATGATGGGAAGCGGTTATGTTTGGATCGCAACAGACTGGCTTCCTACAGCTATGGACTCCATGGTGCCAGTGGATTCGGACGCAATGGATCTCTTGCAAGGAGTAGTTGCTTTTCGCCATTACACATATGAGAGTAGTGTGAAGAGACATTTTATGGCGAGATGGAAGAATCTTACAAACGATGATGGCTTCAACTCATATGCCATGTATGCTTATGATTCCGTTTGGTTAGTTGCTCGTGCCCTCGATGTTTTcttcaaagaaaacaataaagtaACTTTCTCCAACGATCCAAATCTACACAAAACAAACGGTAGCGCTATACAGTTATCAGCACTGAGTGTTTTCAATGAAGGGGAGAAGTTTATGAAGATCATACTTGGGATGAATCATACCGGTGTGACAGGGTCAATCCAGTTTGATTCAGACAGAAACCGGGTTAACCCAGCTTATGAAGTTCTAAACTTAGTAGGTACAGGTCCACGCAGAGTCGGGTACTGGTCAAATCATTCGGGTCTCTCTGTGGTGCCTCCAGAGAAATTATACTCCAAGCCTCCAAACACATCTACAGCAAACCAGCATCTTTATGGAATCTTATGGCCAGGCGAAGTAACTAAGCCTCCTCGTGGTTGGGTGTTTCCTAACAATGGGAAACCTCTCAGAATTGCGGTTCCTAACCGTGTGAGCTATACAGATTACGTCTCTAAAGATAAGAACCCACCTGGCGTTAGGGGCTACTGCATTGATGTCTTTGAAGCCGCGATCGCATTGCTTCCGTATCCTGTTCCCCGTACTTATCTACTATATGGAGATGGAAAGAGGAACCCTTCTTACGATAATCTCGTCAATGAAGTTGTTGCTGAT aaATACGATGTAGCGGTAGGAGATATCACGATCGTTACAAACAGAACAAGATATGTAGATTTCACACAACCGTTTATAGAATCAGGGCTTGTGGTGGTGGCTCCAGTTAAGGAAGCCAAGTCTAGTCCTTGGTCATTCCTGAAACCATTCACTATAGAGATGTGGGCTGTCACTGGAGCCTTTTTTCTCTTTGTGGGAGCCATGGTTTGGATTCTCGAACATCGCTTCAACGAAGAATTCCGTGGCCCTCCTAGGCGTCAACTCATCACCATCTTCTG GTTTAGCTTCTCAACGATGTTCTTCTCTCATA GGGAGAACACGGTCAGTTCACTGGGGAGGCTGGTGTTGATCATATGGTTGTTTGTGGTTTTGATCATCAACTCGAGCTACACGGCCAGTCTCACTTCAATCCTAACTGTTCGACAGCTGACATCTCGGATTGAAGGAATAGATAGCTTGGTAACGAGCAATGAACCAATTGGAGTTCAAGACGGTACCTTTGCTCGGAACTATATGGTCAACGAGCTTAACATAGCGCCCTCGAGGATTGTTCCACTGAAAGACGAAGAACAATACCTTTCTGCTCTTCAACGTGGTCCCAGGAATGGGGGCGTGGCAGCCATTGTAGATGAGCTTCCTTACATCGAAGTTCTTTTGACAAACAGCAACTGCAAGTTCCGTACAGTAGGACAAGAATTCACACGCACAGGCTGgggtttt GCATTTCAGAGAGACTCCCCTTTAGCTGTAGACATGTCGACAGCTATCCTGCAACTGTCTGAAGAAGGCGAGCTCGAGAAAATCCACAGGAAATGGCTTAACTACAAGCATGAATGCTCAATGCAGATCTCAAACAGTGAGGACTCTCAGCTATCGCTCAAGAGTTTCTGGGGACTCTTCCTTATATGTGGCATCACTTGCTTCATGGCACTCACTGTCTTCTTCTGGAGGGTTTTCTGGCAGTACCAGAGGTTACTACCAGAAAATGCGGATGAGGAAAGGGCAGGCGAAGTGTCTGAGCCATCATCTCGACCAGGGAGAGGTTTACGTGCACCGAGTTTCAAGGAATTGATCAAAGTTGTGGATAAGAAGGAAGCAGAGATCAAGGAGATGCTTAAGCAGAAGAGTAACAAGAAACTCAAAGCCACACAAAGTGCAGCTGGGAGTTCACAATCAGAACGCGAAATTCCTCAAATAGATAAGAGTTCAACAATTTGA
- the LOC104739053 gene encoding glutamate receptor 3.4-like isoform X2, with the protein MILLSEKRLNLQLKRLWMTLMLTKLYLRVSSLILSFKTQIAVDLLAPWELMETKVVAAIGPQSSGIAHMIGYVANELHVPLLSFGATDPTLSSLQYPYFLRTTQNDYFQMHAIADFVSYSGWRQVIAIFVDDECGRNGISVLGDVLAKKRSRISYKAAITPGADSTFIEDLLVSVNLMASRVFVVHVNPDSGLDVFRVAKSLGMMGSGYVWIATDWLPTAMDSMVPVDSDAMDLLQGVVAFRHYTYESSVKRHFMARWKNLTNDDGFNSYAMYAYDSVWLVARALDVFFKENNKVTFSNDPNLHKTNGSAIQLSALSVFNEGEKFMKIILGMNHTGVTGSIQFDSDRNRVNPAYEVLNLVGTGPRRVGYWSNHSGLSVVPPEKLYSKPPNTSTANQHLYGILWPGEVTKPPRGWVFPNNGKPLRIAVPNRVSYTDYVSKDKNPPGVRGYCIDVFEAAIALLPYPVPRTYLLYGDGKRNPSYDNLVNEVVADKYDVAVGDITIVTNRTRYVDFTQPFIESGLVVVAPVKEAKSSPWSFLKPFTIEMWAVTGAFFLFVGAMVWILEHRFNEEFRGPPRRQLITIFWFSFSTMFFSHRENTVSSLGRLVLIIWLFVVLIINSSYTASLTSILTVRQLTSRIEGIDSLVTSNEPIGVQDGTFARNYMVNELNIAPSRIVPLKDEEQYLSALQRGPRNGGVAAIVDELPYIEVLLTNSNCKFRTVGQEFTRTGWGFAFQRDSPLAVDMSTAILQLSEEGELEKIHRKWLNYKHECSMQISNSEDSQLSLKSFWGLFLICGITCFMALTVFFWRVFWQYQRLLPENADEERAGEVSEPSSRPGRGLRAPSFKELIKVVDKKEAEIKEMLKQKSNKKLKATQSAAGSSQSEREIPQIDKSSTI; encoded by the exons ATGATTCTTTTATCGGAAAAGCGGCTAAACCTGCAATTAAAGCGGCTATGGATGACGTTAATGCTGACCAAACTGTACTTAAGGGTGTCAAGCTTAATATTGTCTTTCAAGACTCAAATTGCAGTGGATTTATTGGCACCATGGGAG CTGATGGAAACAAAAGTGGTTGCAGCCATTGGTCCACAATCTTCAGGGATTGCTCACATGATTGGCTATGTAGCTAATGAGCTTCATGTACCTCTCTTGTCATTTGGTGCAACGGATCCAACACTCTCTTCTCTGCAATATCCTTATTTCCTCCGCACCACGCAGAACGACTACTTCCAAATGCATGCAATCGCAGATTTTGTATCCTATTCCGGATGGAGACAAGTCATTGCGATATTCGTTGATGATGAGTGTGGTAGGAATGGGATATCTGTTCTAGGAGATGTATTAGCCAAGAAACGCTCCAGGATCTCTTACAAGGCTGCAATCACACCTGGTGCAGATTCTACCTTCATCGAAGACTTGTTGGTTTCTGTAAACCTGATGGCATCTCGGGTTTTCGTTGTTCATGTGAATCCTGACTCTGGTTTAGATGTTTTCCGTGTGGCTAAATCTCTTGGAATGATGGGAAGCGGTTATGTTTGGATCGCAACAGACTGGCTTCCTACAGCTATGGACTCCATGGTGCCAGTGGATTCGGACGCAATGGATCTCTTGCAAGGAGTAGTTGCTTTTCGCCATTACACATATGAGAGTAGTGTGAAGAGACATTTTATGGCGAGATGGAAGAATCTTACAAACGATGATGGCTTCAACTCATATGCCATGTATGCTTATGATTCCGTTTGGTTAGTTGCTCGTGCCCTCGATGTTTTcttcaaagaaaacaataaagtaACTTTCTCCAACGATCCAAATCTACACAAAACAAACGGTAGCGCTATACAGTTATCAGCACTGAGTGTTTTCAATGAAGGGGAGAAGTTTATGAAGATCATACTTGGGATGAATCATACCGGTGTGACAGGGTCAATCCAGTTTGATTCAGACAGAAACCGGGTTAACCCAGCTTATGAAGTTCTAAACTTAGTAGGTACAGGTCCACGCAGAGTCGGGTACTGGTCAAATCATTCGGGTCTCTCTGTGGTGCCTCCAGAGAAATTATACTCCAAGCCTCCAAACACATCTACAGCAAACCAGCATCTTTATGGAATCTTATGGCCAGGCGAAGTAACTAAGCCTCCTCGTGGTTGGGTGTTTCCTAACAATGGGAAACCTCTCAGAATTGCGGTTCCTAACCGTGTGAGCTATACAGATTACGTCTCTAAAGATAAGAACCCACCTGGCGTTAGGGGCTACTGCATTGATGTCTTTGAAGCCGCGATCGCATTGCTTCCGTATCCTGTTCCCCGTACTTATCTACTATATGGAGATGGAAAGAGGAACCCTTCTTACGATAATCTCGTCAATGAAGTTGTTGCTGAT aaATACGATGTAGCGGTAGGAGATATCACGATCGTTACAAACAGAACAAGATATGTAGATTTCACACAACCGTTTATAGAATCAGGGCTTGTGGTGGTGGCTCCAGTTAAGGAAGCCAAGTCTAGTCCTTGGTCATTCCTGAAACCATTCACTATAGAGATGTGGGCTGTCACTGGAGCCTTTTTTCTCTTTGTGGGAGCCATGGTTTGGATTCTCGAACATCGCTTCAACGAAGAATTCCGTGGCCCTCCTAGGCGTCAACTCATCACCATCTTCTG GTTTAGCTTCTCAACGATGTTCTTCTCTCATA GGGAGAACACGGTCAGTTCACTGGGGAGGCTGGTGTTGATCATATGGTTGTTTGTGGTTTTGATCATCAACTCGAGCTACACGGCCAGTCTCACTTCAATCCTAACTGTTCGACAGCTGACATCTCGGATTGAAGGAATAGATAGCTTGGTAACGAGCAATGAACCAATTGGAGTTCAAGACGGTACCTTTGCTCGGAACTATATGGTCAACGAGCTTAACATAGCGCCCTCGAGGATTGTTCCACTGAAAGACGAAGAACAATACCTTTCTGCTCTTCAACGTGGTCCCAGGAATGGGGGCGTGGCAGCCATTGTAGATGAGCTTCCTTACATCGAAGTTCTTTTGACAAACAGCAACTGCAAGTTCCGTACAGTAGGACAAGAATTCACACGCACAGGCTGgggtttt GCATTTCAGAGAGACTCCCCTTTAGCTGTAGACATGTCGACAGCTATCCTGCAACTGTCTGAAGAAGGCGAGCTCGAGAAAATCCACAGGAAATGGCTTAACTACAAGCATGAATGCTCAATGCAGATCTCAAACAGTGAGGACTCTCAGCTATCGCTCAAGAGTTTCTGGGGACTCTTCCTTATATGTGGCATCACTTGCTTCATGGCACTCACTGTCTTCTTCTGGAGGGTTTTCTGGCAGTACCAGAGGTTACTACCAGAAAATGCGGATGAGGAAAGGGCAGGCGAAGTGTCTGAGCCATCATCTCGACCAGGGAGAGGTTTACGTGCACCGAGTTTCAAGGAATTGATCAAAGTTGTGGATAAGAAGGAAGCAGAGATCAAGGAGATGCTTAAGCAGAAGAGTAACAAGAAACTCAAAGCCACACAAAGTGCAGCTGGGAGTTCACAATCAGAACGCGAAATTCCTCAAATAGATAAGAGTTCAACAATTTGA